The window AGCTTCTGACGCAACCGGTTTTGGAGATAGTTGCAGGTAATAACGTACTCGGGGTGGATCTCATGAAGCTCATCTGCAGTCTGCAGTACAATGCCCGTGCACCGGCGCCTCCCATACATTACTACTTCTATAAGGATAACAGCCGAATGGGGACGGCCACCTCTGAGAACTTTACCCTGGTCAGACGGACCCCCGGCCTGTACAGCTGCAAGGCTAAGGTTCCACATTTAGGTCTTTCCAAGTGGAGTGAGGTGGAAACATTTGGAGAGTGACAATGACATAAAAGCATATCCTAGTACTGATAGCGGCGTAGGGTGTACTCACAATGGAGTACACTCAGAGTGCCATCACTTTATGATACAACGCTTTATTACTGCAactttcctgactttgtggcttcTTTTTAGTCATTCTATTTACGTCTATTGACTATTGGAGGTTGTCAGTGATAAATTATTGAAATGCtactgcaacaacacatcatcagtagggtaaaacgaACCTGTCTCTGCCAGCTGTCATTGCACGCGCTTTCCTGTTACTTTAAATTGTAAGTTTCACCGAACAGAATAAAGCATATCAAAATCAACTTTCCCTGGATCAGTTATGTCACTTACCATATTTTCTCAAATAGTAACCTCCGCATGGTCTCCATTAACCTTGAACAAATAAACCCCATCCGCAAAAAGGCAAGGTGGCTGTAATTAcctatatgcaaattagacgatggcGTCATCTACCGACTTctcggacagccaatagctactttttttttactgaacagTTGGCAACAGCtggtctgacgctcttttatgacTTTCGTTCTgacttgaacacatcaacagcagctaGTGGCGGAGCTTGGGGTGGCCAGGAGTAGCCGTGGCCACCCGTGGTCATTCTTCGGCCACCCCAGTGGCGAGGGGACGAGGGgactgggggacaattttgacaattttAACCCTAACTCTGCAGAGCATTAGTTCTGCCTAACCGCCGTTTGCCCTTGGACGCATTTCATTGCAGCACACAACAGAAGAGAGTTGCCTAttttgtggaggagctgtcaataaaaccgtgtctcgcatgaactgcaagcggtagatacgttttccatgattactttggtcggttctgGTCAAGTTGTTTCACTATGTTGACTTGGACTTAatttctgaagcgtgattcagcacataaatctgttaatatcggaagctctctgtagcagcatgagtgggcatgtaaaccaatgAGTCTGGAGTTAAAACAGGAGCGCCACTTTCGTCTTATGCCCcacgcgggtttggccgccatgatggtgagcagaatccagaaacgatgcattgaaaacatgtcctcggcacactgctcaactattaattgctctaataggcTGTCcgaaagcagtggcggagctacgggtcACTCTCTAGCCACATCTATGTCACTTATTGCCACATCTATGTGAGTGATGGTCTCACCTCGGCCACCCCGATGAAagatttctggctccgccactgacggcagtgcaattccaacaccatatatgtagcTTAAACTCCCAAACACGCCTCTAGTCCACTCAGCCTCGGAACGACACgttctcattgtcactagatgacctcgagatgcattcacggacactcggaacattacaaaaacattttattatgcgtgtatgtgtgaataaatgtgtgtaaataagcagaaagacaaagacaaacagtTATAGATATTCTCATCACTCACCAACATAACTCTtcctgcggaagtacaatttgctgcatttaaatatGCTCGGAAATATCagaaaacacatgtacagtacagtcgtctctACTCGCTATAacacgttttttcagaaattaatgattgctgtttcgtggtagactgtggtctattattagtcaagccatattgaaatacaagtgatttgtagtattctgggcagcagtaatgacacaaaacacagaTGAGACATTACCatgcattacattaccttaaaactgaatgaagtcatgaagtcagccatggcatgtctgacatgatagagtgaaaaaaggtatcctcccattccgtgtagaagtggtaagtttttggcttcttaagttgaaAAGAAATCACTTCAAGGCTTACTGGTCAGCGCTgtagcttgttagctcactggcttgctagctagcggctatCTCGAGtacctgcagcataagagttgcacaatgtgttgtaaacaatgaataataggtgtgtaaaggtgactataggcatgttatttcatgtctccagggttccaataatgttaaaaactgtatttagaaagtcataaacaagctttctatgctccaactatgaaaatattccatttagtaaCATTTAATCCTATagtgcagaaattcatttatcatggtcgggtctggaaccaataaaccgctataaacgagggatgactggcaCTCAAATCATGTGAATTCATCTTAAatgacatggtgtctttgaacgctacccctcattgctcataatgaGGTTAAAATGTGACTCAAATGATCTGCTAGCTGATCTGTTAATTGTGTCTGTCACTTATCTttttgttcacaaaatacaataaaagattGGCTTATTTCACATCCTtgcaaatgatgattaatcattattaattaatttgaaaactgtaattaatttgattaaaatttttaatcatttgacagccctaatattttttattaataccaTCGAGGACATATGTTCTGGGTTGTTTTGGAAAGCGTGAACTGAGAGATCGTTTTAGacgttttaaacattttttattgaaagGAGTCATAAGAAATAGGTtgataacaatgaaaataatgcacAGTAACGTACAGTATTGTACGGTACAGTAGTCCTTGAAGTGTTACACTACTTGCACCACAAGATACAGTACAATTATGCAAGAGTTCATGAGTACACGGTCCAATCATCATCAGGGTGAGTAAAGTAGAAATCCGGAGAAGATGCTGTCATCCTCACTGCTGGCGTACACCCCGTTCCAGTCCCTGAGGGTCTCCATCCACACCCGGTCACCTTCCGCCAACCTCAGCACCACCAGAGTGGATGCCTGGTCGATGTCTTGTCCGTACAGCGAGTCCCGTGTCCGTACCCGCCGCGAGCCGTTGACCACCAGCGTGGCGCGTAGAGGCTGGTTGCGTACAGTGATTTGGAAGGAGAAGACGTAGACGCCGGCATGGACACACATGAAGCTGTTGGTGGTGATGTTGAAGTGGTTCTCCTCGTTGTAGAAGACTTTGTCAAAGCGGATGGGGAAGCCAGATGGCGGGAAGGACTTTCTGGGGGAGATGCCAACACTGAAGGCTGAGCGCTTCTGAGCAAGACCGGACCCCTTAGCTCCTTTGAAGCCCCGCATCCCCCGATCCCCTCTCATCCCGGGATAACCTCTATCCCCTTTTGGCCCCTGTATCCCTCTTACACCTTGAGGTCCCTGAGACCCTCCCACCCCGGGTTCCCCCTGTGCTCCAGGAGGTCCAGGATCCCCGCTGACTCCTATCGGACCCGGAGCACCGTGCTTGCCATTAATTCCTGGAATTCCCATTGCTCCTGGGATTCCCGGAGACCCAGTGTCTCCACGATCACCTTTTGGTCCCCTCTCCCCAAATGTGCCACATTCCCCCTTATCCCCTTTATCTCCTTTAGGACCCAGGCCAAGAGTCACTCCGGGGGGCCCGACTGGGCCCTCTTTTCCCGGTTCTCCTTTCTCACCAGCAGTCCCATTCTGACCAGCTTCACCTTTCTGCCCCGTGACACCTTTGATGCCTTGCATCCCCATTTCACCTTTCTCTCCTTTTGGACCTGCATCACCTTGAGAGCAAAACACATTCAGTCTGAACTatcacaaaaactaaaaatgaacagaaaattCAGTTGTGTACCTTTCTGCCCTGGCTTCCCAAGAGCCCCAGGGTGTCCTCCCGGGCCAGTGCTTCCCCGTTCACCCTTATTTCCTAGTTGATCCAAACATAATGGCAGCTCTGCATTAGCTCCAGcaccttttcttttttccaaaTCTAGTCTTTTATACTGAATACAGAGTAAGGATCCTAAAACTAACTAactattccatttttttttaaattgcaaccTTTGAGTGTGTACTTACAACAGTGGTGAACACACAGGGATGTTCAATAACAAAGTATGTATGTAGTTATTTgctaattatttcatttttttttatttttgtgtgcgtttttaaaaaaatcattgcacctgaatgtTTCCTGCTGCTCGGTGGTtagggacccctgccttacagcatgcttggggctaTGGTGTGCTCTTTTAcccatttgaaaatactgtaagaataacACTTTTATACAACTGGCTTCTTTATTTCATAACGTAAAACGTCTACATTGACAAATGTAATCGTTGAATCATattgattgttgttttttgttctgttttttaaattatgtcgtttttgaatcgtatcgtaacTCGTGTGTCTAGATGCGTCTGGAagtgtttaccacaaagagattcattatagataaaaacggaTTTCTATGGGTGATTAAATGTGATTCATTATGAGTTAAATATGGACCGAATGTGAT is drawn from Dunckerocampus dactyliophorus isolate RoL2022-P2 chromosome 12, RoL_Ddac_1.1, whole genome shotgun sequence and contains these coding sequences:
- the otol1b gene encoding otolin 1b translates to MRIISAQWLLLAVVVATLTVEAKITAKPKYQYTKKPVIPGTPKPKTGSDNNNNNNNNNNNNNQHPLEPHPLLSQERTTHPSSLFPQEVSTQPPGLGNENYTLDYNECYFNFCDCCPPERGPRGLKGDSGLAGPRGERGFTGSAGSPGPPGVIGPKGVKGDRGNKGERGSTGPGGHPGALGKPGQKGDAGPKGEKGEMGMQGIKGVTGQKGEAGQNGTAGEKGEPGKEGPVGPPGVTLGLGPKGDKGDKGECGTFGERGPKGDRGDTGSPGIPGAMGIPGINGKHGAPGPIGVSGDPGPPGAQGEPGVGGSQGPQGVRGIQGPKGDRGYPGMRGDRGMRGFKGAKGSGLAQKRSAFSVGISPRKSFPPSGFPIRFDKVFYNEENHFNITTNSFMCVHAGVYVFSFQITVRNQPLRATLVVNGSRRVRTRDSLYGQDIDQASTLVVLRLAEGDRVWMETLRDWNGVYASSEDDSIFSGFLLYSP